Within Malus domestica chromosome 04, GDT2T_hap1, the genomic segment taaatcattcactcgtactcactaaaggagagcttgaacctatgtacttgtgtaaacccttcacaattaatgagaactcttctattccgtgggcgtagccaatctgggtgaaccacgtacatcttgtgtttgctttcctatctctatccatttatatacttatccacactaatgaccggagcaatctagcgaagatcacaaaaagcgaccgttttcgttacctaggatctatcttgcaagagaacggagaattagatggagatctcaaccatagaatacgagctggatggaaagagtgcatccggcgtgttgtgtgaccgtcgtaggccactgaagctcaagggaaaattttataggacggcaataaggccagcgatgttgtatggcagagaatgttgggtggtgaagcatcaacacgtacacaaaatgggtgtagcggagatgaggatgcttcgtgggatgtgtgggcacacgagaaaggataagattgggaatgaggatatccgaggtaaagtaggagtagccgaaattgtaggaaagatgagagaaaatcggctctggtgatttggacatgtgcaaagaaggccgactgacgctccggttcgaagatgtgactacgggacagaggttcagggccgaaggggtagaggaagacctaggaaaactttggaagagactctaagaaaagacttagagtacttggatctaacggagggcatgacacaaaaccgagcgcaatggcgttctaggattcatatagccgaccccacttagtgggaaaaggctttgttgttgttgttgttgttgatgctaGTCCAACAAGTAAACCAATGTGTACGACTAGGCCAAGGAGTAACGGAGTTTGAAACTTCAATATAGAATGAAGTCCGAAACCTTTGGAGCCCCTTAGTTTGCTTTCCCCCACTTGAAACATTTTAGTTTTGAAATTTATTATGACTAGGTTACCCACATTGCAAACTAAATATTATAACTTTGGAAGTGGTGGATTGTTCTGGTAGTTAGGGTCTTCCTTTTAGCACACTGCTTTCCAAGTTCAAAGCATCCTCCTCCTTTCCATTACTATAGATTAGTGTTGGCTATTGATTCTACTGAAAAAACACTAAATATTATAActtttgttttataatttcTTTGGTTTTATCTCTAGCTTATCTATGATCCTaaaacaaaaagttaaaaatcaTAAAGTCATATTTGATTCCAAATGTGGTGGTTTAAGTTTAACATCTTATGCATACGGAgttaaatttgacttttaaatTAGAGAATTATTAAAGtcttaaatataaattttgtaTCTTCTAAAGTGGAGATCATACTTTTAACTCTAGAGTTATATCCAAATAAAATATGACTTTGCATATACATAGTACCAAAGTCATATATGTTACGACATAAAATATCTCAACTTGTTAGAGCACGTCATGTGTATTATCAGCTCAATATGACCGTCCTTCCCTTGACGGACCATGCAAATGTTATCCATACCTTGAAGGGCTTACGAGACTCTATTCTGCATAGCGCCTAAGAAGTCTATAGTCATCAAGCCCAAGGCTCATCTCGCCGCCAAGCGGCCTTAACACGAACGGCTTTGATATACTATCAATATTATCTATTAAATTATTTACTTAGAAAACAACTTAATTCTTAATATCGATTTATATCTatcaaaagaagaataaaaatgttattcttattatgtttgtggacctCGTCACTATTAGAAAAGTGGTATAACtgtagtatgaaaaatgtgataaGTGTTGTATTCCTTAAAAAATAATGATTAGGCTAGCTAGAAAAGGAATGAGAGCAAGGAGAGGTGGCTTGGTCTCAAAGAGAGGCAAGTAAGGAGTGCCCACCATAAAATGATCAAagtataattattattattattataggaACAGTTGAAAGGTTGGTCTGTGGACCAATCCTACAAATTGGACTTGCTATCACCACAAAAGTAGGTTAAGTTGCAGTTTAACCAACAACTCTAGCACCCACTCCACAATAATCAtaactttgttatatattttcctCTTCACGCATCAAACTagagcaacaacaacaatatataAGGTGGATCAATCAAACATTCCACATTTGCATCATTCTATCTTGTTCATAAAGTCAACACCAACTGATCGATATAATAACACCATTACGTTGTTCTTCCATGGTTTGTAAGTCccccaacaaaacaaaaaagcttaggctttgtagttttgtgTTCGAAGGGATGAGGGATCGAATGGAGAGATTTGCTGTTCTTCCTTTTGGCATTGGCTGCGCTTCTCAGACCAGCGTCGCTATTGGCGCAGCAGCAAGTGCTGATCATAAACAAAGAAAACCTAAAGCACCACCTCCACATACAGCaagtatctctctctctctctctctctctctctctctctctctgtcacaAAATAATTAGCTAGGTTGGTatttattgggttttttttataaGGGAAGATGATCCAAAAGCACAAGGAGAAAAAATGAAGAATGGTACTTTTCACTTCCTGACTCTTAAGAGGACTCAAATATCCAGTGGGATGCAGAGATTGATCAGAAGCATAAAAAGCTTATCCCAAATATTCGGTAAGTGGATCAATATTTCACTGCCTATAATccttatatatatgcatatatatatgcatgctcaAATAGTGAATACAAACCCTAAAATAATGTACCACTAACTGAATTCTTGATGCATGCATGATCAGATAGTGCCCATTTCCATTAGTATGATCTTGCAATGAATCAAATCCAGatctttttttggtcaaattgtGATTAGATCAACGCATAATTGATAACAGTGTTATCTTATGTGATTCTGGTCAAGAGTGGAACGAGGAATTTTTAATGGGGTGGTTACTAGCTAGTTAGCTAACTTTTTTGCAAGTGAGATCGGGCTTAGAATATTTTAATTAGTTGATCAAATACTTTAGCGTTGCTATTAGGCGGGCTACTCGGTagcttttttcttttaagaaaaTACTAGGTTGGTGGGCGGCCACTAAGAACATTTGAGTGTCAAACACTTGAAAGAGAAACTTGGTTCGGGTCCTTGGTTAACCAAAATGTATAGGATATTGTTATTCATacatccatttttacttctcacatttttcttaatttttggatCTCTGatcgaataaattaaagaatatcaatagacaaaaattaacaaggatgtTTAAGAgataaaaatgagtgtgaaTAATACTATCcaatatatatagtttttttttctgtctCCAAAACCTTTCTGTGTAGTTCCGCCCTTGGTTATGATCATAGTAAAATGACTAAACAAATTTCTTAATTACCTAAATATGATTACATAAATTCATATGCTGAAAGCCTAACTGGTAAAAAATACAAATTGTTAAAAAGGTAATGCTAGatagaccaaaattttaaattaaattttgtaaaccaaatgatgtggttgttgatgattgaattattacttaagtattgattaacatACTTATTTTATATTAGTAACACATCATTTCAtttacaaatttgatttaaaattttgatctacGTAGCATTATCCTAGTTAAAAAGTACAAACGTTGTCTTTATTAAAAGAGGATACGTTATATGTTGACACGCATatataatagaaatataaaaaatgGAATTGGGTTGTTTACCAAGAAGATCCTTTTGTCCCACACCAAGAAAAACTTaagtgtggtgaataatatatctataaagattaaaaaatatatgttctttcaaattagtttttaatttctGTATGTTTATGTTTTTGGTAATCCTCTATATGTGTATTTTTTAGTTTACAAGGAAGagattgaggaggaggaggaggaaggagagatGGAAATTGGATTGCCGACGGACGTGAAGCATGTGACACACATAGGACTGGATGGGTCTGCCACTACCAATACCACCGCAAACCCCTTAAAAGCTAGCAGCTGGGAAAATAATTTCAACACTCCAGAAATACTTTCTTTCCCTTCTATATCTTTAAAGCAGTTTGAGCTTGCCATGGCTGCACAGACCACCCACCAAcctcagcagcagcagcagcagctcgTTGTTGATCTCAAGACGCTCGAAGATCCCAAAGATCTTAGCTAGTTAATATAGTAATTGAAGCCACCTGGTCCGTTTTATCTTTGATCATCCTATATCATGATGTTAATGCCTCTTAACCACAGattttgcatgcatgcatgcatatagcTAGGATTTTGAGTTTGAGGAGGTGGCCGGTGGGTGAATTGGTTTACCATGCTGAtatattgattgaattggtGCAAAACCAAGTGCAATAGCATTGTAGAATTCATGCACTCAACCCCACTTAGTGAGTAAAATTTGATTGTGTTATTTGTTGTTGCTGATCGATTGAATTGGTGTTATATGTGTTTTAAGTGGTTTGTAGTGAtactactatatatatatgtagcaaTTTGGTTATTGAGTGGTAGTGGGAGATTTTTTGGAATATAATTAAGTTCTAATGAACAATCTCTCTATATAATGCAACTAATCATTTCTATTTTACACCAagatttttgtgataaaacttaCACAATCAAGTTTGATATCATACGAAATGAATGGCCTCGTTAGATAACGACATAAATCTATgatccaaataattcaccaataTATTAAGTAAATGGAAGTTATCAATAACACTAATGATCCAACGTTTATTATTGTTACTTTTTGTATAAATATTCATTCTATATAGGATGGAAATATTCTTTACTCTACTTTACTTTTATCTATGTCCTAATATTGCATGTATTGTAAATTGTAATAGAGGTTCATCCCATATTGCGCACTTCAACATAATTAAATTTCATACTTCAGGttgaatttattcatattttttaaCGTATCACTTGCATATTATCGTTTCATCACCTTCTAAGTGTTGGCCAACATGCCTCGATTTTGATGTCTACTTAAATATCGTGGTTGGTGCGTGTCATGTTATCCTTGCCCTAAAATCATACCACCTTTTAAAACTATTGTTTGTTAACCTTATCAGTTTTTGTGTTAACACGTTTCTCTAGACAGTAATATTTCAAATCTTAAAAATCTTTTGATTGTTCAAAACTTGTTTACTTACAAGGAATGAGATTGAAATCATTTTGATTATTGAGTTCTCTCTGGTTACTAAAATATAGGAATGAGAATCGGCTTACTTCAAAATTTTCTCTGTGTTTATTGGCACttaagaaaacagaaaaatattAACTTTCCCTTGAAATTTTTAGTCCAAAACCTAAGTATCATGAATCACATCAACTATGAGAGGCTAGTTGATTTGATTTTCTTtctgtaaatttttatttttaaattcttaCATTCCTATACAAATATAAGAATCTCAAGATAAAAAGTCTTGCATTGCCGATAGCCGAATAATAAGCATGTAAGAATATGTTGGGCTTTTTTTGGGCTTCTTTTAGGTCTAACAGGGAaattcagaaaataaaaggCCCAATATAACATATAAGAGGCCCGACACGGAGCCCAGAGTACAAAAAGTTTAATAAAATTATTGAAgggactttaacgaaaaactcatggtattgttcactttaacgaaaaatcatatttttacactaaaaaaccaatcatgatactattcactttatcgtTTACTTattccttatcgttaaaacttaaaattttcaaacatttttcattagttttcctaattatTGAACACATATTGCAGATAATACCTCCAATGCCAGCCTATGTGCATATCCTCATCGTACGGAAtcatcacatgcataaaagatTCGTTGCGTGTGCATACAACGATATTGTATTGCGATTGATACGGGACTTTAGCTAAATTATAAAATGGGTCTAAATCGATTTTGCGATTTAATGGTTTTGTATGGGAGTATTTTTAAAATGGAAGGTAACGTTTTGGTGAAATGTTTATGCAACTaatctttaataaaaatgtaagtgaattctaaaaaaacacttgaagtgtttcATGCAATAAGCACGTAACAAGGACTCATTatataaaagtgtttttgaaaccccaaaatattttcttaaataatattttcaatcattttaaaagcacttctaaacgAGCTCTTAAACTAGTTGAATTTGAAAGGTACTCCTAACCATATTTTATCAAACAAATAGCTTAAtaattgattttattaatttttaaggCCACCGCAGAAGCAAATGCGGCATCCACTTCCACATTTCGTTGTAGTAATAGTGTGCACATGTTGTTCATTTAAGGGCTCAGATTTTGGTACCCGCTGGATCCCTTGGAATTTGCTTCATGTTGTAATATAATACGTCGATGGcacacatgaatagtttgttattattcatcaaaagaaaaatctaatgaattattattcatttgaaAAAAATCAGATGAATTATCATTCATATCAAGAAAAACATATGGATTTCTATTCATGCACAgtattttactatttatttgaggaaaatttgtaaagtgaacaATGTTGCtatagaagaagaaagaaatgagagaaaaatatacagagaaaagaaagaggagTTATGGAGGAAATGAagagaagaggaaaaaaaagagatgTGGAAGAAATTATCAATGAGCCAggctagagagaaaagaaaaaatagtgaGAGTTATTTTGTAttcatattattttatataataaaagaAAGTACTACTGCTGCCTTGAGGACGTAAGCAcacttgccgaacctcgtaaatattATGTCTTATTTACTTTATATTCTACTGCACACATACCATCGACTTTACAATACttaatatcatatatatatatatgtatgtatatgtatagtcACTCATGGTGcagttaattttttgttttagacAAATATAGTGCAGTCACTAAATTTGGCCAAACCCCT encodes:
- the LOC103400648 gene encoding CRIB domain-containing protein RIC4-like, encoding MVCKSPNKTKKLRLCSFVFEGMRDRMERFAVLPFGIGCASQTSVAIGAAASADHKQRKPKAPPPHTANDPKAQGEKMKNGTFHFLTLKRTQISSGMQRLIRSIKSLSQIFVYKEEIEEEEEEGEMEIGLPTDVKHVTHIGLDGSATTNTTANPLKASSWENNFNTPEILSFPSISLKQFELAMAAQTTHQPQQQQQQLVVDLKTLEDPKDLS